The following coding sequences lie in one Carassius gibelio isolate Cgi1373 ecotype wild population from Czech Republic chromosome A17, carGib1.2-hapl.c, whole genome shotgun sequence genomic window:
- the LOC128031368 gene encoding cytochrome c oxidase subunit 7A2, mitochondrial-like — MFRHLRTLQQVSRRTLSSSAPRQLENKVPVKQKMFQEDNGMPVHLKGGATDALLYRATMALTVFGSGYVLYTLIDAALPKKKN; from the exons ATGTTTAGGCACTTAAGG aCCCTGCAGCAGGTCTCCAGGAGGACCCTGTCCAGCTCTGCACCCAGACAGCTGGAGAATAAAGTCCCTGTCAAGCAGAAGATGTTTCAG gAGGACAATGGCATGCCGGTTCATTTGAAGGGAGGCGCCACAGATGCTCTCTTGTACAGGGCTACGATGGCTCTTACTGTCTTTG GGTCTGGTTATGTGCTGTATACACTGATCGATGCAGCGCTGCCCAAGAAGAAGAACTGA
- the LOC127933333 gene encoding vam6/Vps39-like protein isoform X2 — translation MHDAYEPVPILEKLPLQIDCVAAWDDWLLVGTKPGHLLLYRIKKDACTNRFEVTLEKSNKNFSKKIQQLFVVSQYKILVSLLENNIHVHDLLTFQQITVLSKARGATLFACDLQSSSGEAKLRMCVAVKRKIQLYYWKDRDFHELQGDVTAPDVPKSMAWCENSICVGFKRDYYLIRMDGRGTVKELFPTGKQLEPLVAPLADGKVAVGQDDLTVVLNEEGVCTQKCALNWTDIPVAMEHQPPYIIAVLPRYVEIRTLEPRLLVQSIELQRPRFLTSAGSNVVYVASNHFVWRLVPISIASQIRQLLQDKQFELALQLAKMKDDSDADKRQQIHHIQNLFAFNLFCQKRFDDSMQVFAKLGTDPTHVIGLYPDLLPTDYRKQLHYPNPLPALSGAELEKAHLALIDYLTQKRSHLVKQLNDSDPSTTSPLVEGTPTIKSRKKLLQIIDTTLLKCYLHTNVALVSPLLRLENNHCHIEESEYVLKKAHKYSELIILYEKKGLHQKALQVLLDQSTKANSPLKGHERTVQYLQRLGVENLDFIFEFSPWVLKICPEDGLKIFTEDLTEVETLPRDKVLNFLKEGFKELAVPYLEHIIYMWDETRPEFHNVLIQLYLEKVQGLMKVYLNSLPEGVPAVAAGKEAGELGEYRNKLLSFLDVSISYEPERLISDFPFDGLLEERALLLGRMGKHEQALFIYVHILKDTRMAEEYCHGHYDPSANGNKDVYLSLLRMYLSPPDVHFLGPIKMELCEPQPNLQAALRVLQLHHSKLNTTKAINLLPANTQIREIQVFLESVLEEKAGRKRFDQVLKSLLQAEFLRVQEERIFHQQVKCVITDEKTCRVCKKKIGNSAFARYPNGVVVHYFCCKDRSVCPVE, via the exons ATGCATGACGCATACGAACCAGTTCCTATCCTGGAGAAGTTACCCCTCCAGATCGACTGTGTGGCGGCCTGGG ATGACTGGCTCCTTGTGGGGACCAAACCAGGCCATCTCCTTCTGTACAGGATCAAGAAAGATGCAT GTACAAACAGGTTTGAAGTTACTTTAGAGAAATCCAATAAGAACTTCTCAAAGAAGATTCAGCAG CTTTTTGTGGTGTCACAGTACAAGATTTTGGTTAGTCTGTTGG AGAATAACATCCACGTTCACGACCTGCTCACGTTCCAGCAGATAACTGTGCTGTCCAAAGCCAGAGGAGCCACACTGTTTGCCTGTGACCTGCAG TCCAGCTCAGGCGAGGCCAAACTGCGCATGTGTGTCGCAGTCAAGAGGAAAATCCAGCTGTATTACTGGAAGGACAGAGATTTCCATGAACTACAG GGGGATGTCACCGCCCCAGACGTTCCCAAGTCCATGGCTTGGTGTGAAAACTCCATATGTGTGGGCTTCAAACGAGACTACTATCTGATCCGG ATGGACGGACGTGGCACAGTCAAAGAACTGTTCCCCACAGGGAAACAGCTGGAACCGCTGGTGGCCCCGCTGGCCGATGGGAAGGTGGCAGTGGGTCAGGATGACCTCACGGTTGTCTTGAACGAAGAAGGCGTCTGCACTCAGAAATGTGCCCTTAACTGGACGGACATTCCTGTTGCTATGG AGCACCAGCCGCCGTACATCATCGCAGTGCTGCCCCGCTATGTGGAGATCCGCACCCTTGAGCCCAGACTGCTGGTGCAGAGCATAGAGCTGCAGAGACCGCGCTTCCTCACCTCCGCCGG ATCAAATGTGGTGTACGTCGCCAGCAATCACTTTGTCTGGCGTCTGGTGCCCATCTCTATAGCCAGCCAGATACGACAGCTGCTGCAGGACAAACAGTTTGAGCTGGCGCTTCAGCTAGCG AAAATGAAGGATGATTCAGATGCAGACAAGAGACAGCAGATCCATCACATTCAGAACCTGTTCGCCTTCAACTTGTTCTGTCAGAAACGCTTCGACGACTCCATGCAGGTGTTTGCTAAGTTAGGCACAG ATCCCACGCATGTTATTGGCCTGTATCCAGACCTCCTTCCCACTGACTACCGCAAACAGCTGCACTACCCCAACCCTCTGCCCGCGCTGTCTGGAGCCGAGCTGGAGAAAGCCCACCTGGCCCTCATCGACTACCTGACGCAG AAACGCAGTCATCTGGTGAAGCAGCTGAACGACTCGGACCCCTCCACCACCTCTCCTCTCGTGGAGGGGACCCCCACCATCAAGAGCCGCAAGAAGCTGCTTCAGATCATCGACACCACGCTGCTCAAGTGTTACCTCCAC ACCAATGTAGCTCTAGTGTCGCCTCTCCTGCGTCTGGAGAACAACCACTGTCACATAGAGGAGAGCGAGTATGTGCTGAAGAAAGCCCACAAATACAGCGAACTCATCATCCTCTATGAGAAAAAAGGCCTTCACCAGAAAG CTCTGCAGGTTCTGCTGGATCAGTCCACCAAAGCCAACTCTCCTCTGAAGGGTCATGAGAGGACTGTTCAGTATCTTCAGAGGCTGG GTGTTGAGAACCTGGACTTCATATTTGAGTTTTCACCGTGGGTTCTGAAGATCTGTCCAGAGGATGGACTGAAG ATCTTCACTGAGGACCTGACGGAGGTGGAGACTCTGCCCAGAGATAAGGTGTTGAACTTCCTGAAGGAGGGCTTCAAGGAGCTGGCCGTCCCGTACCTGGAGCACATCATTTACATGTGGGACGAGACACGGCCCGAGTTCCACAATGTTCTGATCCAGCTCTACCTGGAGAAGGTGCAAGGCCTCATGAAGGTGTACCTCAACTCACTGCCTGAAG GTGTTCCAGCTGTAGCTGCAGGAAAGGAGGCAGGAGAGCTGGGAGAGTATAGGAACAAGCTTCTGTCATTTCTGGATGTTTCCATCAGCTATGAACCAGAGAGACTCATCAGTGATTTCCCATTTGATG GTCTGTTGGAGGAGAGGGCTCTTCTTCTGGGTCGTATGGGGAAACATGAGCAGGCTCTCTTCATCTACGTTCACATTCTCAAAGACACACGTATGGCTGAAGA GTACTGCCACGGTCATTATGATCCATCAGCAAACGGCAATAAAGAT gTGTATCTGTCCCTGCTGCGCATGTATCTGTCTCCTCCAGATGTGCACTTCCTCGGGCCCATTAAGATGGAGTTATGTGAGCCACAGCCGAACCTCCAGGCGGCCCTGAGAGTCCTTCAGCTGCACCACAGCAAACTAAACACCACCAAA GCTATAAACCTGCTGCCAGCCAACACTCAGATCCGAGAGATCCAGGTGTTTCTGGAGAGTGTGCTGGAGGAGAAGGCTGGGAGGAAGCGCTTCGACCAGGTCCTGAAGAGCCTCCTTCAGGCCGAGTTCCTGCGG GTGCAGGAGGAACGTATCTTTCACCAGCAGGTGAAGTGTGTCATCACAGATGAAAAAACCTGCAGGGTGTGCAAGAAGAAGATCGGAAACAG TGCCTTTGCCAGGTATCCAAACGGTGTGGTGGTCCACTACTTCTGCTGTAAAGACCGCAGCGTGTGTCCGGTGGAGTAG
- the LOC127933333 gene encoding vam6/Vps39-like protein isoform X1, protein MHDAYEPVPILEKLPLQIDCVAAWDDWLLVGTKPGHLLLYRIKKDACTNRFEVTLEKSNKNFSKKIQQLFVVSQYKILVSLLENNIHVHDLLTFQQITVLSKARGATLFACDLQQSSSGEAKLRMCVAVKRKIQLYYWKDRDFHELQGDVTAPDVPKSMAWCENSICVGFKRDYYLIRMDGRGTVKELFPTGKQLEPLVAPLADGKVAVGQDDLTVVLNEEGVCTQKCALNWTDIPVAMEHQPPYIIAVLPRYVEIRTLEPRLLVQSIELQRPRFLTSAGSNVVYVASNHFVWRLVPISIASQIRQLLQDKQFELALQLAKMKDDSDADKRQQIHHIQNLFAFNLFCQKRFDDSMQVFAKLGTDPTHVIGLYPDLLPTDYRKQLHYPNPLPALSGAELEKAHLALIDYLTQKRSHLVKQLNDSDPSTTSPLVEGTPTIKSRKKLLQIIDTTLLKCYLHTNVALVSPLLRLENNHCHIEESEYVLKKAHKYSELIILYEKKGLHQKALQVLLDQSTKANSPLKGHERTVQYLQRLGVENLDFIFEFSPWVLKICPEDGLKIFTEDLTEVETLPRDKVLNFLKEGFKELAVPYLEHIIYMWDETRPEFHNVLIQLYLEKVQGLMKVYLNSLPEGVPAVAAGKEAGELGEYRNKLLSFLDVSISYEPERLISDFPFDGLLEERALLLGRMGKHEQALFIYVHILKDTRMAEEYCHGHYDPSANGNKDVYLSLLRMYLSPPDVHFLGPIKMELCEPQPNLQAALRVLQLHHSKLNTTKAINLLPANTQIREIQVFLESVLEEKAGRKRFDQVLKSLLQAEFLRVQEERIFHQQVKCVITDEKTCRVCKKKIGNSAFARYPNGVVVHYFCCKDRSVCPVE, encoded by the exons ATGCATGACGCATACGAACCAGTTCCTATCCTGGAGAAGTTACCCCTCCAGATCGACTGTGTGGCGGCCTGGG ATGACTGGCTCCTTGTGGGGACCAAACCAGGCCATCTCCTTCTGTACAGGATCAAGAAAGATGCAT GTACAAACAGGTTTGAAGTTACTTTAGAGAAATCCAATAAGAACTTCTCAAAGAAGATTCAGCAG CTTTTTGTGGTGTCACAGTACAAGATTTTGGTTAGTCTGTTGG AGAATAACATCCACGTTCACGACCTGCTCACGTTCCAGCAGATAACTGTGCTGTCCAAAGCCAGAGGAGCCACACTGTTTGCCTGTGACCTGCAG CAGTCCAGCTCAGGCGAGGCCAAACTGCGCATGTGTGTCGCAGTCAAGAGGAAAATCCAGCTGTATTACTGGAAGGACAGAGATTTCCATGAACTACAG GGGGATGTCACCGCCCCAGACGTTCCCAAGTCCATGGCTTGGTGTGAAAACTCCATATGTGTGGGCTTCAAACGAGACTACTATCTGATCCGG ATGGACGGACGTGGCACAGTCAAAGAACTGTTCCCCACAGGGAAACAGCTGGAACCGCTGGTGGCCCCGCTGGCCGATGGGAAGGTGGCAGTGGGTCAGGATGACCTCACGGTTGTCTTGAACGAAGAAGGCGTCTGCACTCAGAAATGTGCCCTTAACTGGACGGACATTCCTGTTGCTATGG AGCACCAGCCGCCGTACATCATCGCAGTGCTGCCCCGCTATGTGGAGATCCGCACCCTTGAGCCCAGACTGCTGGTGCAGAGCATAGAGCTGCAGAGACCGCGCTTCCTCACCTCCGCCGG ATCAAATGTGGTGTACGTCGCCAGCAATCACTTTGTCTGGCGTCTGGTGCCCATCTCTATAGCCAGCCAGATACGACAGCTGCTGCAGGACAAACAGTTTGAGCTGGCGCTTCAGCTAGCG AAAATGAAGGATGATTCAGATGCAGACAAGAGACAGCAGATCCATCACATTCAGAACCTGTTCGCCTTCAACTTGTTCTGTCAGAAACGCTTCGACGACTCCATGCAGGTGTTTGCTAAGTTAGGCACAG ATCCCACGCATGTTATTGGCCTGTATCCAGACCTCCTTCCCACTGACTACCGCAAACAGCTGCACTACCCCAACCCTCTGCCCGCGCTGTCTGGAGCCGAGCTGGAGAAAGCCCACCTGGCCCTCATCGACTACCTGACGCAG AAACGCAGTCATCTGGTGAAGCAGCTGAACGACTCGGACCCCTCCACCACCTCTCCTCTCGTGGAGGGGACCCCCACCATCAAGAGCCGCAAGAAGCTGCTTCAGATCATCGACACCACGCTGCTCAAGTGTTACCTCCAC ACCAATGTAGCTCTAGTGTCGCCTCTCCTGCGTCTGGAGAACAACCACTGTCACATAGAGGAGAGCGAGTATGTGCTGAAGAAAGCCCACAAATACAGCGAACTCATCATCCTCTATGAGAAAAAAGGCCTTCACCAGAAAG CTCTGCAGGTTCTGCTGGATCAGTCCACCAAAGCCAACTCTCCTCTGAAGGGTCATGAGAGGACTGTTCAGTATCTTCAGAGGCTGG GTGTTGAGAACCTGGACTTCATATTTGAGTTTTCACCGTGGGTTCTGAAGATCTGTCCAGAGGATGGACTGAAG ATCTTCACTGAGGACCTGACGGAGGTGGAGACTCTGCCCAGAGATAAGGTGTTGAACTTCCTGAAGGAGGGCTTCAAGGAGCTGGCCGTCCCGTACCTGGAGCACATCATTTACATGTGGGACGAGACACGGCCCGAGTTCCACAATGTTCTGATCCAGCTCTACCTGGAGAAGGTGCAAGGCCTCATGAAGGTGTACCTCAACTCACTGCCTGAAG GTGTTCCAGCTGTAGCTGCAGGAAAGGAGGCAGGAGAGCTGGGAGAGTATAGGAACAAGCTTCTGTCATTTCTGGATGTTTCCATCAGCTATGAACCAGAGAGACTCATCAGTGATTTCCCATTTGATG GTCTGTTGGAGGAGAGGGCTCTTCTTCTGGGTCGTATGGGGAAACATGAGCAGGCTCTCTTCATCTACGTTCACATTCTCAAAGACACACGTATGGCTGAAGA GTACTGCCACGGTCATTATGATCCATCAGCAAACGGCAATAAAGAT gTGTATCTGTCCCTGCTGCGCATGTATCTGTCTCCTCCAGATGTGCACTTCCTCGGGCCCATTAAGATGGAGTTATGTGAGCCACAGCCGAACCTCCAGGCGGCCCTGAGAGTCCTTCAGCTGCACCACAGCAAACTAAACACCACCAAA GCTATAAACCTGCTGCCAGCCAACACTCAGATCCGAGAGATCCAGGTGTTTCTGGAGAGTGTGCTGGAGGAGAAGGCTGGGAGGAAGCGCTTCGACCAGGTCCTGAAGAGCCTCCTTCAGGCCGAGTTCCTGCGG GTGCAGGAGGAACGTATCTTTCACCAGCAGGTGAAGTGTGTCATCACAGATGAAAAAACCTGCAGGGTGTGCAAGAAGAAGATCGGAAACAG TGCCTTTGCCAGGTATCCAAACGGTGTGGTGGTCCACTACTTCTGCTGTAAAGACCGCAGCGTGTGTCCGGTGGAGTAG